The nucleotide sequence GGCAGTGGCTAGTGAAGCCACCCAGGTGCTGGAGGATTTTTCACAACATGAGATAAGCGAAATTTTAGACAGAATGGGACAGCGTCCCGGCGAATCCTTAGATAAGTGGCTAGTCCGCTTATACGAGTCAGGGGCAGAAGACATTATCATAGATCAAAGAGATGTCAAGTATTTTACCATGATATCAACAGATCCTGAGATTAGAGCTGCAGTTAGAACAGTAACGGGGGATGGGAACATGACCAATTTATTCATGGTAGTTGCCTACGCAGCTAAATCTCGATATCTTAGTATAATTGACTGGCCAATAACTTCGCGAACATTATATTCCATGAGGGATATTATACAGTGGATTAAAGAATTAATGATGCAAGTATGGTGCATTCAGGGGGTGCAAGGCAAATTTACCGCCCTGACACTTCCTCATACTGCACGCACTGATATAATGAAGAATTTGACTCCACAACATAAATCGATTATGTTGACTTTAATGATTAATAATGCGGAAAAAACAATTGGGGATTTAATCAAAGCAATTCGGGAGGTTTTAGAGCTGGGAGCCTGTGACACGGGCGGGCGTGAAAAGAGATATTTATATGAGAAAGATCATATAGGCGCCCGAGTCCCTGAACGAATGGAAAGTGCACCGAAGGGTTTCAGAGATCTTAGGAAtagagagacagaggctagggtTTCCAGAAGGGATACGTTTGCCGCTTTAATAGAGGCAGGGGTGGCCAAAGACAAAATCGATGGCATTCCCACCAAAGAAATGTATAAGATGTATCTACAGAAATGTAAAGGTAAGCCTAAAAAGGTTTACAATACTGAAAAAGGAGGAGAGGATGTTAGTTGTATGTTACTGGAGAAAATGTCACAGTTGTTACAGGAGAAGAAGGAGAGGGAGGCGAATCAGACCAACCCTTTCATAAATCAGGGCAGTGCAATCCCTAGTGCCCCACCTAAGGGACAGGACAGTACCCGGATATATCCGGACCTGTCCTGGGCACAATAGGAAAAGGGCCATACCCCCCGCGTTGCTACCGCCACAACAGATAATCGTCTGCATATCGGGGTGGAAATACAGTGGCGACATGGGCTCTATTAGATACAGATCAACTAACCCAGAATCATGAAATTTTAATGGATGCCAAAATGACACCGAGGTGAATGGAAGATACATCACCGCCCAGTATGGGGTGCTGATATTTGGCAAAACTTTGGACCGAATGCCATAAGAAAAAGGTTACTGTTTTCCATGTAGATGCGCATGTGAAAGACACTTCTTTGTCTAACTTGTACAATTCCATTGCAGATCAGCATGCCAAAATTAGAACAACAGCCCTTGATCACACGGAAGAAAGTGGGCTCTGGAGATGGGCTCGTTGCAAAAGCGGTCATTTAGGGGCAGAAGCAAGTCACAGGTGGGCACAAACCCGAGGGATATCAGGGTCCCTATCGGACTTTCAAAATATTGCTAAACAGTGTGAATATTGTCAATTATCCCATCCACGGTCCCCGCATGCAATCGAAAGGGGGAAAATACATTGGGGATTAACACCCGCTGCTATCTGGCAGATTGACTTCATAGGCCCCTTACGTAAGTCTCAGGGAGATATGTATATATGCACTGCAGTAGATACCAATAGTGGAGCATTAATGGGAATATCAGCCCCTGAGGCTAACCAAAAAGCAACCTTGAAATTGTTACGGGAAATGGGCCGATATTATGGAATACCCTCTCAAATACAAAGCGATAGAGGGACACATTTTACTGGACAGACTGTACAGCAGTATGCCAAAGACAACTATATTGAGTGGATCTTTCATATACCCTACTACCCCCAAGCTGCGGGGTTAATGGAGCGTATGAATGGAATTCTAAAAAATATGTTGCGATCCTTGACTAAATCGCATACTCTCAAGGGATGGAAGCAGTATTTACTGATAGCATTACAGTTATTAAATAGTAGACCATTGAAAGAAAGTGGAAGGACaccttttcaaaaaatgtatcaaaaatcTGAAGCAATAAGTATTACATCTTTGGAACAATGTAACATTATCTGTTGGGCGACAGCGGAGGGTAGTGTAGAATTACCAAAGCAGAATAGCTCGGATGCAGCGGGATATGACATGAACAATCCCACCGCATTAGTAATCCCTCCCCAACAATCACTTTTGTATGATATGCATTTTGGATGTAGCATCCCCAAAGGTCATTTTGGTTGGGTAAGAATTAAGTCAAGTTGGGCAAAACAGGGTCTTACAATCTTAGGAGGCATAATTGACGCAGACTATAGAGGTTCTATTTTTGTAGTGTATCATAATTTAAcaaaaagtgaaatatatatCCCAGCTCATACTAAGGTGTCCCAATTGATCATTATACCATGTCACACAGATACAATGACATGGGGGGGTCCCAAATAAAACACCAAGGGGAAGTGCTCTTGGAAGCACTACTATACCACTGGAATCATTACATCCTGGGGCAAAAATTTGGATATTTTCCCCTAATCGGGAACCACAAAAAGGTGAAATCCTGGCGGTAGGTAAGGATGCTGTCCTTACAGTACTGGCGGAAGGTGCAGATGTCTGGCAGCAGGTACCGAGCATGCGCTGCAAGTTATGGGAATAaaagttttccttttcttctcttaaTAGGATGGCAGTATCCTCTTCAATATCCTCTTTGCAACGATCTTGACGCTACTAGCCCTCCTGGTCATATGGGCCCTGACCGTTGGAAACACACCCTCCTTAGCGCAAGGTGGATTCCACAAGCTACTATCAAAGATCCAAGCATCAAATCGGACAACGTGGAAGTTATTCCGTAATGCAACCTGTGACAATTGTAATTTGTGGAACTTTATGATAGAAAATATTACTCCGTACACTATATCTCTTAATAATATCAACCAGTATGTTTGGCTATATCAACATGATGCGAACGCGACCCTAGAACTTCGTAATACTACAGAATATGTTTGTAGAGATTTTGATTATACTTGCTTCATGGGCGCCCCACGCGCCCTACGATACCAATGTAATAATGTTTCTGTTGCATTACCTACCATTAATGTTTCCAAACCAGCTTGGATACTCGGCTGCATGGAGTCCAAAGCAAATAATACATCTGATGTGTTTAAGTATTATTGGATCATGAGTCAAGTGTCCCAGCCTCAGTTTCGAGAACAATCCCTAATTCGCCTACCAGAAACTTGTGTTACggtagtattttataaaactgttcATAAACTATATTTTAACATATCTTTTCCCCTCATACCCCGTACTAGAAGGAGAAGGCGAGAATGGTACGATACTTTATTAGGAAGTGCTGGCCTAGGGGTGGGAGTTCTTAACAGCATAGATGTAGAAGTACTAGCGGGCAAAGTTGCTCGAGCCGGCACAGACACAAGTACCGCTCTTAACCTTATGGCCGATTGGATGTCCAACAATATGAATCTTTTTCATCAAACATTACATTATTTGCAAGCGCAATCTGATGCTCATAAGAAAATATTTGCCCAACAAGTACAAACTATGAAAAATATTTCCACATTGTTCAATTGGGCGCAAGCTCGATTGCAAATTCTTTATCTTACCCAACAATTTCAATACGTCCAGACACAATTGTATATTGAACAAGCTCCTATATGGAAAATTTTGTTTGAACGATATGTACAAAAATTTGATCCCCTATCCTATCGGGTGGAAGCCACGACCCGAACAAACTAATAGTAACCAACAATATTGTACTGGGCTGATTGAATGGTACTACGGCACCAATGTAACAGCATGTAAATTCATAGCACTCCCATTTCATGTTTGGTCCCCTTCAGGAGCTGTAATAGTCCTACCAATTTTCTCCGGTAAATGGATCTTTCCGGATAATCGAACATCCTCCTTAGATAATTGCGTTCCCCTTCTGTCAGGACATTTTGCTTGCCATTTTTCAGTATCCCGTGTTAAAGAGGACTGCACTTTGCAACATTCCACAAGTGAATGCGACTTATGGGTATTACCTGCTCAGGCACACGGATTCACCGTAGTCGCCCCTCAAGTGGTTTGTATTTATAAAATTCCTCCTTTAGTGGTTGTATATATAACATTTCAGTGTTTTTGTTTGGTAATATCAcgtattacttacctgctaaagATACACTAAATATCTCTACGGGGGTAAATTATATCGACTACCTTTCTACAGATGCCCCTGTTAGACCTACGGCCTCTGCAAAAGGCCATAAATGCGTCTCATCAGTTACAACAAATACTAACAAAGTTGAATAAATCTACCGACATTGTGTTACTGAACACTTTGTTCCTGAAAGATAAATTACATTCGTTAACTCAACAAATTGTTGATAATACCCATCACTCATGGTGGGATATTTTTACTGGCCACTCCCCTACTGCCCAACAAACACTCAAGTGGCTATTTCATCCGATTCTAGTACTTTGTATCATTAGTATTTTGTGCCTTACCTGCAATTATCTCACCTATCGTGTGCATCGCCTGTCTCAGAGAACCCCAATCAATGTTCATACTGCCTCTTATGCATACGTGTTGGAAACTTGCTGATCAAGGGGTGGAGtgtaaggaaaatgttgctgccaaTAACTGATTGTGCAACAAAGACTTTGGCTGCTCATGCCGGGGACACGCGGGCCTGATTAACCAGCCTATGCCCAAGGGAGAGATAAGTCAGGCTTTGTGGTAGCAACTGTTGGCAACAACACAGGGATAGCAACTGTTATCGACTGTTGGCAACAACACAGGGGAAACCATAGTGATCAGCAACTTTCCTGACGTGTATAAAAAGCAGAGGGGTGGAACGGCGAGACAGGAGTCTTTTGGAGCGCCTTCGTAGACGTACGAAGTGCTGCAGATTCCCCTTCTTCACCTAATCAATTGACCAGACTTCTCGCACAGACAGGCTGATGTATGAGGGGTGAGGAAACCTGAATATCCATGGACAGGTATGTGACTTTGTATTTATGTATAGAACTGTAAGCTTTGAACCATGACATCATGCAAATAAATGATATCATAGAGAGCGTGTGGCAATGCTTTTATTCTTGCTCCACacaccccctaatttacatattgcatggcaccctccttgcgggcgccatgcgtgcgttaaagcgggtgctgaaaagtcagcacccgctttccacgaagattattgcatcggccccggaGGAAGAGGATGGAAGGCATGGCCTACAGTGAGTAGCAGAGACATACACAGTGAGGTGGGAAGAAGAGGCTGCAATTCTGATGGGCTGAGCCATGGGTGTCGAAGAGGCAGCTGTGGTGGCAGGCGGTGTAGGTCCCagctgggaaggggaaggggcagcGGCAGTGGTAGTGGTGGGGCAGCATAATTGATTAAACCGCAGGAAGTAAAGGCAGCAAGAGAGGTAGCTGTGGTTTCAACTCCAACGTGCAGGCCCAGATTCTGCATATCTCTCCCTCCCACATCTCCTTCTTTGGCTGTGTCAGCTGCCTGAGCTAAAGAACATGCAGCTGATTGGAGGACTGGTGCTAGAG is from Rhinatrema bivittatum chromosome 2, aRhiBiv1.1, whole genome shotgun sequence and encodes:
- the LOC115084492 gene encoding uncharacterized protein LOC115084492, translated to MKTEWDPETWDGDIWDSTDSEREAEIDPPSETMIGQACPVIRRKLKQASDGVAVASEATQVLEDFSQHEISEILDRMGQRPGESLDKWLVRLYESGAEDIIIDQRDVKYFTMISTDPEIRAAVRTVTGDGNMTNLFMVVAYAAKSRYLSIIDWPITSRTLYSMRDIIQWIKELMMQVWCIQGVQGKFTALTLPHTARTDIMKNLTPQHKSIMLTLMINNAEKTIGDLIKAIREVLELGACDTGGREKRYLYEKDHIGARVPERMESAPKGFRDLRNRETEARVSRRDTFAALIEAGVAKDKIDGIPTKEMYKMYLQKCKGKPKKVYNTEKGGEDVSCMLLEKMSQLLQEKKEREANQTNPFINQGSAIPSAPPKGQDSTRIYPDLSWAQ